The nucleotide window GATTCCGGCGGAGTGCAGGAGGAAGCGCCGTCGCTCGGGAAGCCAATACTTGTGACACGCGAAACAACAGAGCGGCCAGAAGCCGTGACTGCGGGCACGGTCAGGCTTGTCGGTACGGACCAGGCCACCATCGTCATGGAAGCAAGCCGCTTGCTCGATGATCCGGCGGCCTATGCGTCCATGGCGCGGGCAGGCAATCCCTACGGCGACGGCAGAGCGGCGCAGCGTATCCGCGATATTCTGGTGCGCGCATGTTGAATACGATCTGCATCATGGGTCTCGGCTATATCGGCCTGCCCACCGCTACCGTGCTCGCGTCGCGCAAGAAGCGAGTTGTTGGGGTGGATGTGTCCCAGCACGTCGTCGATACGATCAATCGAGGGGATATCCACATCGTTGAGCCGGAGCTGGACATTTTGGTTCACGCCGCGGTGGGCAGCGGTCATCTACATGCTGTAACGAGCCCCGAACCCGCCGATGTCTTCCTTATCGCGGTACCGACGCCACTGACGCATGCGCATCGCCCTGATTTGAGTTACATCGAATCGGCCGCTAAGGCGATTGCTCCTGTGCTGAGGAAAGGAAACTTGGTCGTACTCGAATCCACATCGCCGGTTGGTACGACCGAAAAGATGGCGGGCTGGTTGGCCGATACGCGGCCGGACCTCAGTTTTCCGCAGCAGGCGGGTGAAGAGTCCGATATCCGCATCGCCTATTGCCCTGAACGTGTGCTCCCAGGCCGCATTGTTCACGAGATCGTTGCCAACGATCGCGTGATTGGCGGCATGACGCAAAGGTGCTCTCAGGCTGCGATCGCGTTCTATCGGCTATTTGTGCAAGGGGAGTGCATCGCTACCGATGTGCGCACCGCGGAAATGTGCAAATTGGCCGAGAACAGTTTCCGCGATACCAATATCGCCTTCGCCAACGAGCTTTCGATGATCTGCGACCAGCAGGGCATCAACGTCTGGGAATTGATCAAACTGGCGAATCGACATCCTCGCGTTGACATTTTGTCGCCCGGCTGTGGAGTTGGCGGGCATTGCATTGCTGTCGATCCCTGGTTCATCGTGGATAGCACGCCTGAAGACGCGAAGCTGATTCGTTTGGCGCGTGAAGTCAATGATGCAAAGCCAGACTGGGTGATTCGCAAGGTGGAGCAAGCCGTTGACGAGCTGACTGGTTGTGGTCTCAACGCTCGGGATATTCGTATTGCGTGCCTGGGCATCACATTCAAGGCCGATATCGACGATCTGCGGGAAAGCCCTGCACTGCAAATTACGCAGATCCTGGCTGAACGACATGCGGGGCAGCTGAGGGTTGTGGAGCCTAATCTACAAACTCTGCCCGATAGTTTAAGAAATATGCAGGTGACTCTGATGACCTTGAACGAAGCAATTCTGGATGCTCACATTCTTGTTTTGCTCGTTGACCACACTGACTTCAGGAATACCAGACCCGACCTTAAAGGACGGCAGAGGCTAATTGACACCCGTGGCATCTGGAAGAACACGAAATGACAATAAATCAAAATAGTCAGCTTGACCTTGAGATTGAACTCAAGGAACTGAAGGCAGAGAACGATCTGTTGCTTCACCAGCTTTACCAGGTTCAGGAAGAGCTGGAGAACGGTCATTTGCGTGGCAAGGCGCTCGAAAAGAATCGAACTGAGAGCCCGCATGGCAGCCTGGG belongs to Paraburkholderia flagellata and includes:
- the wecC gene encoding UDP-N-acetyl-D-mannosamine dehydrogenase, whose amino-acid sequence is MLNTICIMGLGYIGLPTATVLASRKKRVVGVDVSQHVVDTINRGDIHIVEPELDILVHAAVGSGHLHAVTSPEPADVFLIAVPTPLTHAHRPDLSYIESAAKAIAPVLRKGNLVVLESTSPVGTTEKMAGWLADTRPDLSFPQQAGEESDIRIAYCPERVLPGRIVHEIVANDRVIGGMTQRCSQAAIAFYRLFVQGECIATDVRTAEMCKLAENSFRDTNIAFANELSMICDQQGINVWELIKLANRHPRVDILSPGCGVGGHCIAVDPWFIVDSTPEDAKLIRLAREVNDAKPDWVIRKVEQAVDELTGCGLNARDIRIACLGITFKADIDDLRESPALQITQILAERHAGQLRVVEPNLQTLPDSLRNMQVTLMTLNEAILDAHILVLLVDHTDFRNTRPDLKGRQRLIDTRGIWKNTK